A DNA window from Trichosurus vulpecula isolate mTriVul1 chromosome 2, mTriVul1.pri, whole genome shotgun sequence contains the following coding sequences:
- the LOC118839762 gene encoding 60S acidic ribosomal protein P1-like, translated as MAVSKLACIYSALILHDDEVTVTEDKINALIKAARVNVEPLWPGLFAKALSNVNIASLICNVGVGGPAPEAGGAAPAGGAAPASTAAPAEEKKKEETKKEESEESDDDMGFGLFD; from the coding sequence ATGGCCGTCTCCAAGCTCGCTTGCATCTACTCTGCCCTCATCCTTCACGACGATGAGGTTACGGTCACGGAGGATAAAATCAATGCCCTCATTAAAGCAGCCCGTGTAAATGTTGAACCATTATGGCCTGGATTATTTGCAAAGGCCCTGTCCAATGTAAACATTGCAAGCCTCATCTGCAATGTAGGAGTTGGTGGACCTGCCCCAGAAGCTGGTGGTGCCGCCCCTGCTGGAGGGGCTGCTCCTGCTAGCACAGCTGCCCCagctgaggagaagaagaaagaggaaacaaaaaaggaagaatccGAGGAGTCCGATGATGACATGGGCTTTGGTCTGTTTGACTAG